The genomic stretch TGAGAAAACACTAACTTCCCTAACTTTGTCAAACACATCTTACAGTTTATATTAGACAGCACTGTGTTTGACAACCTCGTCGAGCACATCTTATAGTTTGTATTGGACAACATTATGCTCGGCAACCGACAACATCTTACAGTTTGTACTGGACAACATTGGCGTCATAGTTAGATGTCGTGGAGCATCTTACAGTTTATATTAGACAACACTACTCCAAGTTAGGCTGactatctatccaagtctctaTCAACAAAGATTATTTGAGTCCTTGTTGGGAAGAGGTCACTTTATTAGCTTTCTcgacgaagtgaggtgttaccaggttatatcgttcggcacattgaaagctgaacatattttatgattggatttTCACAAGTGCATTTCAGAGTTCAGCACTTCGACGGCCGAACCAATTTTACAATTAAGACACTTATCTCTTTTTAGTATTTGTGTACATATAGTCTAGTACTGATTCAACGcatttatttttgaacaaatataATTGAAGCAGCCGAGCCCGATGTAGATATTTCATGAACTTTGCATATACTAGCgaccttgtctttaggctctagaacccaaaggtcGAGACGAGTTCATTCCTTGGTTGCAATCGCAAGATATAGAAGTCAGCAGCGTGTTCGACACCATCACTACCACATTCATTTACTCATCGACCGAGTTTGGTCATCGAGTTAGCACGTCCCATATTTATccaaatgacgtagttagctcattaacTATTCAGCCTGAGCGTCATGTAGGTtaagtagtttttagggtcaacatgtTGGCACACCCTGTAGGACCTAGTGCTAAATAACTAtgaagttcatgaccattgaaacACGCaatgtggagcctaaaataatccaaaaaattctaaaggcgacacgtggactttttctcaagaaagacaagattgccctcaataaatgggcaggctCCTCAGATACTCCGACGCGCAGCTCACACCTTTGAAGGTCTCAGCAGCTAAATACGACTGCCCACAGCTCACCTGCCCTTGGCAAGGTCAaggcattaaagataaggattaattacctaaatctTATCTTTAACCAAaccctatctttaatacattcccaattgaagattgactccaatcaagtaagtattGACTCCAATaccaatttaaatcaattagggataattactcctatttaatatcttgagaatatttctccataaacattggccaataggatgccgccatgtgtagggtaaaacctTAACGTTATGGCCGGCCCTCTCACCTATAtataccccatattctaccaaatttcagAAGCTTTTGGCTACCCTAAAAAGCTCTAAACATTTTACTCTTCTCAGAGAAACTAATTTAAGCATCaaagatccattggcctaacctCCCCCTACCTCGTGGGCTCGTGAGGCTTAGGTCCTTGATCAaagatgttaattgttttgcatgtACGTTTTTGTCAAAGTTAGAGACGGTGAAAATTTGCATCAACACGCAGCATCAAGAAAAAGCCaatgatgtgaaaaaaaaccagaaatcaAGTATTTGTAAATCAAACGGTAGTACCCCCCATTACAGAATCGGCACAGGACCCTCCTGCTGTCGTTACCCCCGACTCTACACCACGCTGAGAGATATAAATTAAGCTCGACGGACAGAGACATTCGGCAGTGGTCATTACTCAAATCACTCAGCCTGCTGGCCTTCCAGAATGAACAATTAAAGAATATGccaatgatgatgatgaagcaTCATCCACCAAAAGTATTTTTTCGGTGTAAACTCTAAGAACACACTCGACATCTTAAGGTCATCCTTGAGTGCGAGATTGGTAACCTGAGTCTCAAACAAGAAAAAGCGAATTTTTGCCATCACAAAGCAAATCGTTGGTTGGAGTTATCAGTAAATGAGTCTCGGGAGAGTATAGCTATTGCTGAAAAACAAACGCATAATTTTCTTGTGCCCAAAAAGAAAATTCTCCTAGGAAGTGAAAGGCCTGAGTCTTCACATATCAAGATCAACCCATAATGGTAACAAGGTTGATCTTGAACCTATTCATGGCCTACCTTCGATTAGCGGAACACGTGCCATCGGCTGCAAAGGAGAGTCATTGGTTGTTGACGTAGAGGAATCCATCGGATGATAGATTCGACTATGAAGAGAGGGTCGAAGATCCCTAAGTACATTCATCCATATCCATTGTACGTCGAGAAATTCGAGTATCCTCCGGAATTCAAGATTCTTAATTTTAGCCTCTTCAATGGCGAGTATCGCCTCTCGTCATTAGAACATGTTGCCCATTTTATTGCCCAATGGAGATGCAAACCATGACTACCACAAGTTACGTTTGTTCAACTATTCTTTGATAACAGCAGCATTCTGTTGGTACATCAATTTGTTAGCGAATTCGATGCAGACTTGAGAAAAACTGGCAAGAAAATTCTGTAAACAATTTCATAGACCTGGAATGGAAGTTTTAGTCTCTTCATTAGCCAGGATGGCCTATGCATCTGATGAATCCTTGGCTCAGTACCTATATAGATTCAAGGTAGCTAAAAATTGGTGCTAAGAACCTCTTCTAGAGGCCGAATATGTACGGATAGCTCAGAACGACATAAACATGGAGTTTTAGAAAAAGTTCCTCAACATGAATTTTCATGGACATGTATGAGTTGGCCGAACATCTGGAACAGTACGACTCAATGAAAACATCATAAAAACCGCATCACAAGGAACTTTGTACAAGAATCCAAGTGTGAGTTATGCTTTGGCTGACGATACTGAGGCTCAAGACACTAGTATTGACACAGTCAGAATCATGATTAACAAACCATTTATGTGCAAGGCATTAAATCATGCTAACACTAAGGATACAAAAACCTATACTACTTCGGCCAAAGTTTCGGTGAAGACATCAAAGGTTTATACTTTTGATATTATAAAAGGCTGATGTAATTTTTGACCAGCTCTTGGCAGCCAAGATAATTAAGCTTTAGCCCAGACATAATATACCCCAAGGCCAAGGACCTGAAAGGGAAAATATATTGCAATATCATAATTCTGGTAAACATTCAACCAACAACTGTGtgatatttagggatgctattCTGAGTTGGATAAATAATGGAAAGTTGAAGTTTCTTGAGAAAAGCCAAATGTTGGTGAACATAGATCCATTCCTAGATGAGACAGTAACCATGGTCGATGCTCACCTGCCAAAGAAACATTTGCAGAAGTTGAAAGGGAATTTATCGAAATGCATCACGTCCCTAAGCAAAACTCTCGATCACCTGAAAATCGACTTGTTTAAGAACTAACAGCCAGAAATGTGCCCAAACCCTACATATTTGTACTATGTAGCCGGTATAAGTCAAAGGTGACCATTGCAGGTCCAAAATTGCAACGCCGTCTAGATGGGGCACCGCACCAATTGGGGGCACCAATCGAGGAAAAACACGAAATACGTAAAACTAAATAGTAAAATCCAGAGATGAGATTTTACAACATACGGCTTTTTATCTTCCACACACCTCTGACAATTTTTGTATGTCGtattaaatgaattgaagacaatcaaatgatagaaattaacaGAGGATGTGTGAAAGATAAAattgggtgtgtgaatagcaccgCCTAAATGAAAGTCCAAATCTGACATATAATTGTGAATAACTTTTAGTATTGTGGTATTCAAtttgtaaataatttttttctttcagaaatgatgaatgTAACTAAAATAGAGAATTAGATATAAGAAGGATATCAAACAAGCTCTTACTTGTATTCCAACATTTTTCGACTTGGTAAACCCTTTTGTATTGTAATCCTTTTGGCAGGGCATAAGTGGAGTGCTTTTCATTGCAATATTTGCTCAAAAAGaataatcaacaacaaagaaaatgtTTGCTGAAAACAAATCATTACTTGTGACCAATTATTAAGGCTCAGAAGAGGTAATCAACTAAAATGaaagtttatgaaaaaaattgacaatTGCTTACATGTTGCGTGGGAGAAATTAGTGAATACCTATATTTTTTTCCCCAAACCACCAGCTAGGGTTACAACTTGGGTTGGGCCAATCCGAACTCGCCCATGTCTAACTCGACTTTAAACCCGAACAAGcaagttttttttagttataacccgcccaaacccaacccaatttcaaCCCTTTCATTGATTGGGCTTAGTTGGGTTGATCATTTGCTCGTCCATCCCCAATCCAACCCAACTCGACTAACTAAACCCAATCTAACCAGATTATAAGCCATATCAATTAATTCTCATACTACACCCAAGTGAGCCAAGTCCAAAAACCAACGccttttctaatattttttttttataataaattaccCTCTATAATTACTTAAGTTTTTAGGGAATAAGAGGCTTTGATTAGTCAGCGGACATTCGTAGTCTCTAAATCCTAAAGTATTATAGTAGATTGTTAGTCTCCAAAACCTAAATTATGTGTCTTGAAGCAATTGCTCAACAACCTTgattgatttatgaaattaaagttaACTAGTTTTGATGCTACTTGACTTAATTTTTTAGGAATTTTTGGAAACTAAGTTGTTACAAGATTAAACTTTAAAAAGTTAGGCAACCCGAACCCAAAGCTAAGTGAGTCATAACCCAATTAAACCCGAGCCCAACTGAACCCGAATGAATCTCAACCCAAACCTGCGTCCGAATTGTAAAAGTTGGGTTAGTATTGGGTTGACCTTCCAACCTGCCCAACCTGCTCGAGTTGCACCCTACCACTAGCCCATTACTTAGACTTGGGCTTATAAAGAACAGAATTGGGATTGGATTTGTCGATTGAGTCGGCTTCGAATCTCTTCCATCAAAGCACgtcaattaattaatctggatccttgaaatttgatctaacagttaaaattattataacttttaaatttaacttttaaaatgacccTCTATTTATAgtcatttaatcaaattttaagaaccCGATTAATTGATTGGTGGGATTTGGTGGAATAGATTCCGAGAGGATCTCTTCCCGGCGCGGACTTGTCGAAGTTACTTCGGGTCAGCACTAAGAGTCCCGAAGAGTAGCAGCATAATGCGATACGATTTCAGTCTCAGTAAGAAACTCAGCAATCCAAACTCCCGACCCAAATATGGCGTTGCGGAGCCTCACGCTGCCTCTGCCCGCCGTAATCCCGCCATTACcaacaccttcttcttcttctcctccttctccatATCCTTCTTTCTGGTGTAGTTTCAGACAGAACCAGTATAAACGTTATCCCGGTTGCTCTACCACTCTCCGCCCAAAACCCCTAACCTTTCTCCATCGTCAGACGCAAAGCCATGTCGTTCGGATGGCTCCCGAGGAGGAAAAGCTGACCCGCCGCTCCCCTCTCGAATTCCCCATTGTAAGTTTCTAACCCATCTCAATCTTTCTGTGGGTAATTTTGTCGAACACGTTCTGTGATCTATTTTGTGTCCAAAAATTGGTTTATTTTTTCAGTATTTTCTTATACAAGTACCATAATGCTTGTAATGTTTGCCTGTTGGGATCAGTTCACTTAGTCCAGTTGAGCTCTCAGCAGCATGAGGGTTCCTGTTTGTTGGGTATTTCATGGGTACTTGGGAACTTATATATTCTGGAAGCAATATTCCAAGTGCCAATGGCCTGTTTGTGTAGTGGAACTATTCCATCATCTGGTGTAAACTATACTTGTGTGTATGTGCGCGCGAGCGGGACGCACATACCAAACTAGGGATCTCTAATACACTCTTGCTTCTTGTTGATTGGATTGTCCTTACTTAACATCTTTTGATTGAGTTCTTATAAGTGTACACCGGTGTCTTGCCAACAAGTTAACAAGATTTCAAGCAATGAAATCGCTCAACCAATTTTGTGATTTGTCAGCTACACATATTTGAAAAATCAACATTGTGTTGTCTTAGGCTAAGGCAGCATTGAGAGGTGTTTTTGTTTATTCATGCTCAAACTATTGAAAAATCAAACACTTTCTGTACTCAAGTTCAGAATACAAGGTGCACTGGTTCGTTTGACCTGGTGCTTGTTGCATGATTTATTAGTCTGCTTCACTCTCCATCCTAAGTTCCTAAACTTCAAGTAACCGTTATGTAAATATAATCTTCGATATAGCATATGCATTCTGGAATGGTGTTAATGGGAAATGTAAGGTTCTATTGTCACTTGATAAGGATTTCACCGTAGATTACAGAGGGAAGGTTAAACGTGCTCTTAATTCCGTAGGTATATTCGCCTTTGGAAAATTTAGATATGCTTATCCTGTGTGCATTTTTTGACATTGAAGGAATGGGAACGGCCTAAACCTGCGAGGAGACCAGATATATTTCCCCAGTTTAGCCCAATGAAAACACCTTTACCACCTCCACTGCCAGCAGATCCTCccgaagaagacgaagaagaggaagaaaagaaagagaaggaagaagGGGATGAAGATCCAGACAAAGAAACCCCAGAAGACCCAGGGCAGCAGTAGTTATGCATCAAGCCAGAGTTTGTGGAGCATATTTCACTTGTATGTGCTACTGCCTTGTGCATTTCAAGCTTTGCCAAGTAGCAGATGCGAGTGCATCTGGTATAACCAAAGGATGAATAGATAGAGTTGAAGCAATTTTTTTGGGAACAATACTGGAACGTAACTCTTGTTGCTACTTGGATGTATATAAATAGCAATGCCTTTTTGTTAAGCAAATCAGAATCTTGGTTAATCAGAGTCGCGGGATTTTTGCGTTGTTTCATATTATGTCTCCATTACACAAAAAACAGATCAGCAGGTTGTGCGATATAAGAGTATCAATCTCGAAACCTCATtgatatttttgaaaataacaAACCAAAGCAAACAAGGTAACACTGCAAAGAAAGCTCAAAAAGACAGATCAGAAAAGCTTCAGATTAGACAAACTCAATTTATTTAGACTGGGTCATAATGTTACACACTGAAATTCACTCAAGCTAGATCTAGCGCACATTAGAAACTAGACCATCGCATAAATTGAAAGACGTCGACACAATTGAGTTCATAATTACAGCTCAAGATCGATATATTGTATCCCAGCTTGGGGTTGGATAAACCCACTCATTTCTTCCCACTTTTCTTGAGCCCAGCACCTCCGAATGACCCCTTCTGTTGTGCCTTGGCTCTAAGCTCCTTCAGTGCCTGTTTATCACAAGCATCATAATTTCATCAATAATTTATCAAAACACTCGATAAAGGAGCCTGGTTACGGTAAAAATAAACCTTACcttttcctcatcttttttcttCTGAAGGTTGGCCAAATCGGACTGCACAACAGAAGATAAAGATTCTTATTGCAAGGGATATAAAAAGTAAGTTTAAAAACCACTGAAAAGCAAGCTAACTACTTCATGAACTTGAACATGTATTTGTCCAACCATGAGCTTCAATGCACGGTGACATAACAAACCACCATGGGCAATAATAAGTATAAAGATTCAAATCTAAGTGCAGTTGAGAACAATTCAGCTAACATTGTTTCAGCAGCTCCTTTGCTTCTCAATTCAAAACATGCAAGATTCGACATAGAGTGGCAAAGGAGTCATCAAATAGCATAGCATGTAATGTACAAGGTAACACAAAATATGCTCACGTTTGGGGATCGGGGGAACGGGGCAGAGACAGCGTTTTTCAAACTACAAGTCTAAAACAACGTTCATACTATTAGCTGAACATTGAGCATCTGCTAGTCAGAGAAACAGAGAGAATCCATTTTGTTGAACACAAATTTCCTTGGTTACCATACTAAACCTATCGAGAAATAGTTATTTGCATATTGTTTCCACAATCAAATCCGACGTTACAAAAAACAATAAACCATTCTTTGAATAACTTCAATTCCTACAAAATACAAACTTTACGTAAAAGAACTAAATAACATCACCCTGCTCCTATCTAGTCATTAATCAAACACAATAACGAGTTCAGCTACATACTAATTCATTAAGCATAAGTTTTACCCAATAAAAGGGATTTTTAAATCTCAACATACAGTAAAAAGAAATTCCGAGCTAAAAAGATCCAGCCAAAACACAAATCCTTATCCACCTAAAACTTAAACCTAATCATTCCTTACCTCGTCGTACTCCTTCTTATCGGCCTTGGGTGCCTTCAAGGGCTTAGCTTTTCCACCTAAAAAATGaaacacaatttcatatttctgGGCTCGAAAATCCAAACGAAAGCTAacgaatttctagggtttttttaCCCAATTTTATGGTTTACAAAAAATTGGAGTCGGAATTGGGAACTGAAACTTGAAAATCTAGGGTTTCAATCGTAAAGAACATACCTTGCTTGGAAGACATGGCTGCGATCTAGGGCAAAAGTCTTGCCCGGTTGGAATTGGGAGCGACGACAAATTCACAGGACAACCCTATTCGCAATAATACGCAGCTGCCCTTCTTTCCGAGAGGTTGGAAAATCACCAATATATATTCGATATTGCACGCACTCATCACGTGCGTGTGTTAAGCCCATTTACGGGAGTCCACTACTTCCCTCCTTGCAACCGGCCCATGTCAGCCCTTTTATCACCATGCCCAAATAGCTAAGGTTCTCCTACGAGGAGTATAAATATGTAATAGAGAGACGAGGACAGATTACGaatgaaatgaattaaaactgCCTCTTTTTCCTCaaaactcctctctctcttttctctttctaaaTTCCTGCACTATTTCTGTTGAAGTTGCCATTTTTAGCCAACCTAAACCGATTGGGTGTACCAATTAGTATCAGAGCCCTTCGATCGATGGGCAAAAACACACAATCTGCTAGCTCTGACCCCCGACGCAGTCACCATTGCGGTGGATGTTCATCACGAGCACCTCCGTAACCAGGTCGAGGATGT from Pyrus communis chromosome 7, drPyrComm1.1, whole genome shotgun sequence encodes the following:
- the LOC137739521 gene encoding uncharacterized protein, coding for MALRSLTLPLPAVIPPLPTPSSSSPPSPYPSFWCSFRQNQYKRYPGCSTTLRPKPLTFLHRQTQSHVVRMAPEEEKLTRRSPLEFPIEWERPKPARRPDIFPQFSPMKTPLPPPLPADPPEEDEEEEEKKEKEEGDEDPDKETPEDPGQQ